In one Xyrauchen texanus isolate HMW12.3.18 chromosome 18, RBS_HiC_50CHRs, whole genome shotgun sequence genomic region, the following are encoded:
- the LOC127658813 gene encoding gap junction alpha-8 protein-like, translating to MGDWSFLGNILEEVNEHSTVIGRVWLTVLFIFRILILGTAAEFVWGDEQSDYVCNTQQPGCENVCYDEAFPISHIRLWVLQIIFVSTPSLVYVGHAVHYLHMEEKHKEHEEAEISHQQEMAEECLPLATDQGSVRTTKETSTKGNKKFRLEGTLLCTYICHIIFKALFEVGFVVGQYFLYGFSIQPLYKCSRWPCPNTVDCYVSRPTEKTIFIIFMLAVACVSLLLNFVEISHLGLKKIRFAFHRTAPAQLERLGPPERSLPFLLTTPVQKAKGYRHLEEEENDEVAHIYPLAEDRMEEGQFLQPQLEKELKSNQEEVIQTAPPVEERVICNETQPIFIQVTETVPMLLQEKAEPRREGDEVDNLKALTALQGVLEEQSEGKSVEETCLISLEGCLEIEQEEIVTREETEEKLVKDSSLVNTEGELRQEELFSNGRKGQQTLQEIGETEDNTFKVKWLREEQGLPEAVAEGPDVEESYSERELCEIVPFIKEDVLKELKSLEYGDVTEDLDKSKIVEVAQEPEDLGSIAGR from the exons ATGGGAGACTGGAGCTTCTTGGGTAATATTTTAGAGGAAGTAAACGAACACTCCACTGTGATTGGCCGTGTTTGGCTCACAGTGCTGTTTATTTTCCGCATTTTAATTCTGGGCACTGCTGCAGAGTTTGTCTGGGGAGATGAGCAGTCTGATTATGTGTGTAACACACAACAGCCAGGCTGTGAGAATGTTTGTTATGATGAGGCCTTTCCAATCTCCCACATCCGTCTCTGGGTGTTACAGATCATTTTTGTATCCACACCTTCACTTGTGTATGTTGGTCACGCTGTCCATTACCTCCACATGGAGGAGAAACATAAGGAGCATGAAGAAGCTGAGATTAGCCACCAACAGGAAATGGCAGAGGAGTGTCTCCCTCTAGCAACTGATCAGGGAAGTGTTCGCACAACCAAGGAGACCAGCACGAAAGGTAACAAAAAGTTCAGACTTGAGGGCACCCTGCTTTGCACCTACATTTGCCATataattttcaaagctctgtttGAAGTAGGCTTTGTGGTTGGACAATACTTTCTGTATGGGTTCAGCATCCAGCCACTGTACAAGTGCAGTCGCTGGCCATGCCCCAACACAGTGGACTGCTACGTCTCCCGACCTACCGAAAAGACCATCTTTATCATCTTCATGCTTGCTGTTGCTTGCGTCTCACTGTTGCTCAACTTCGTGGAGATTAGCCACCTTGGCTTGAAGAAGATCCGCTTTGCATTCCATCGGACAGCTCCAGCACAGTTGGAACGTCTTGGTCCACCTGAGAGGAGCCTACCATTTCTCCTAACTACCCCTGTCCAAAAAGCCAAAGGATATAGGCATCTTGAAGAGGAGGAAAATGATGAGGTTGCACACATATATCCACTAGCTGAGGATCGTATGGAAGAGGGACAATTTTTACAACCTCAACTGGAGAAGGAACTGAAAAGCAATCAGGAGGAAGTTATTCAAACAGCACCCCCTGTAGAGGAGAGAGTCATATGCAATGAGACTCAGCCCATCTTTATTCAGGTCACAGAGACTGTCCCAATGCTACTGCAAGAGAAAGCGGAGCCACGTCGGGAGGGAGATGAGGTAGACAATTTAAAGGCTTTGACAGCATTGCAAGGAGTCTTGGAGGAACAATCAGAAGGCAAGAGTGTGGAAGAAACATGTTTAATATCACTTGAAGGGTGTTTGGAAATAGAACAAGAGGAAATAGTCACTAGAGAGGAGACTGAGGAGAAGTTGGTGAAAGATAGTAGCTTAGTTAACACAGAGGGTGAGTTAAGACAGGAggaattattttcaaatggtagAAAAGGGCAACAAACATTACAGGAAATTGGTGAAACAGAGGACAACACCTTTAAGGTCAAGTGGTTGAGGGAAGAGCAGGGTTTACCAGAAGCTGTGGCAGAAGGGCCAGATGTTGAGGAATCTTATAGTGAGAGAGAACTATGTGAGATAGTGCCTTTTATAAAAGAGGATGTTCTAAAGGAGTTAAAATCTTTAGAGTATGGGGATGTTACTGAGGATCTGGACAAGTCCAAAATAGTTGAGGTTGCACAAGAGCCAGAGGATTTAGGGAGCATTGCAGG AAGATAA
- the LOC127658812 gene encoding uncharacterized protein LOC127658812, with translation MLAVGDDVDAGRGGALEDAADPRLGGAVGDVGDTGVGRAVQDVVDAGRGGALEDEADTGLLGAVGDVVDVGRGGALEGVGDAGRGGALEDVVATGVGEAVEDVVDAGTVGALEYESDPEVGGAVEDIVDRGKHEALRNLVKADEDRTLETVVYSGKEEALDKALGVAVDLNQVETSGKEGVSLEIENPEKDKGSMGWDGSNKEEDFVETVGSEMAESSQESQFLEAIEEMMDVSFVTLELETTERLEETRPLSRLSKGSSRARSDDLTI, from the exons ATGTT AGCTGTAGGGGATGATGTAGATGCAGGAAGGGGTGGAGCTTTAGAGGATGCAGCAGACCCAAGACTGGGTGGAGCTGTAGGGGATGTTGGAGATACTGGAGTGGGCAGAGCTGTACAAGATGTTGTAGATGCAGGAAGGGGTGGAGCTTTAGAGGATGAAGCAGACACAGGACTGCTTGGAGCTGTAGGGGATGTTGTAGATGTAGGAAGGGGTGGAGCTTTAGAGGGTGTAGGGGATGCAGGAAGGGGTGGGGCTTTAGAGGATGTAGTAGCCACAGGAGTAGGTGAAGCTGTAGAGGATGTTGTAGATGCAGGAACGGTTGGAGCTTTAGAGTATGAATCAGATCCAGAAGTGGGCGGAGCTGTAGAGGATATAGTGGATAGAGGTAAGCATGAAGCTTTACGAAATCTAGTCAAGGCAGATGAGGATAGAACTCTTGAAACTGTAGTTTATTCAGGTAAGGAGGAAGCTCTAGATAAAGCTCTAGGAGTTGCAGTGGACTTAAATCAGGTGGAAACCTCAGGGAAGGAGGGGGTATCATTGGAGATAGAGAATCCAGAGAAGGATAAAGGTTCTATGGGGTGGGATGGGTCAAATAAAGAAGAGGATTTTGTGGAAACTGTAGGGTCTGAGATGGCAGAGAGTTCTCAAGAATCACAATTCTTGGAGGCCATAGAAGAGATgatggatgtttcatttgtaacTTTGGAATTAGAGACAACTGAGAGGCTTGAGGAAACAAGACCATTAAGTCGTCTCAGCAAAGGGAGCAGCAGAGCCAGGTCAGATGATCTAACAATATAA
- the piga gene encoding phosphatidylinositol N-acetylglucosaminyltransferase subunit A, whose protein sequence is MGHRRRGHTHAAKTPPSQDTHSSTTLVTPPSDSDGDVKHRICMVSDFFYPNMGGVESHIYQLSQCLIEKGHKVVIATHAYGDRRGIRYLTNGLKVYYLPLQVMYNQSTATTCFHSLPLLRSVFVRERITIVHAHSSFSAMAHDALFHAKTMGLNTVFTDHSLFGFADLSSVLTNKLLTVSLCDTNHIVCVSYTSKENTVLRAALDPEIVSVIPNAVDPTDFTPDPCRRDNSKITIVVISRLVYRKGIDLLSGIIPELCGKHPDLCFLIGGEGPKRIVLEEVREKYQLHDRVRLLGALDHKDVRDVLVQGHIFLNTSLTEAFCMAIVEAASCGLQVVSTRVGGIPEVLPDELMTLCEPTVCSLCDGLENVIARIRTGNVASPATIHRKVRTLYTWRNVAERTEKVYNRACKEPVLPLSARLHRLGSHCGAVAGSIFSFFAVIDFLFLLLLQWLRPDHLIDVAIDASGPHSRLGQSSNKKKSKTLNPALTCVLNNDLTLPHN, encoded by the exons ATGGGCCACAGGAGGAGAGGTCATACTCACGCAGCTAAAACACCTCCATCCCAAGACACACACTCCTCCACCACACTGGTGACACCGCCCTCTGATTCTGATGGGGATGTGAAACACAGAATATGTATGGTGTCAGACTTTTTCTATCCTAATATGGGCGGAGTGGAGAGTCATATCTACCAGCTTTCACAGTGCCTCATTGAAAAGGGCCATAAGGTTGTCATAGCAACACATGCATATGGAGACCGCCGTGGGATTCGCTACCTGACCAACGGATTGAAGGTCTATTATCTACCGCTGCAG GTCATGTATAATCAGTCCACCGCCACCACTTGCTTCCACAGTTTGCCGTTACTTAGAAGCGTATTTGTGCGTGAACGCATCACAATCGTGCATGCCCACAGCTCCTTCTCCGCAATGGCCCACGATGCACTGTTTCACGCTAAGACCATGGGACTCAACACCGTATTCACAGATCACTCTCTCTTCGGATTCGCAGACCTCAGCTCTGTACTGACAAATAAGCTGCTGACCGTCTCTTTATGCGACACTAATCACATTGTGTGCGTGTCATACACTAGTAAAGAAAACACTGTACTGCGAGCCGCTCTTGATCCTGAGATTGTCTCTGTTATCCCCAATGCTGTGGACCCCACTGACTTCACCCCTGACCCCTGTCGTCGTGACAACAGCAAGATCACAATTGTAGTCATTAGTCGACTGGTTTACAGAAAAG GGATTGATTTACTAAGTGGAATCATTCCTGAACTGTGTGGAAAGCACCCAGATCTCTGTTTTTTGATTGGTGGAGAGGGACCCAAAAGAATTGTATTGGAAGAAGTTAGAGAGAAGTATCAGCTTCATGACAG GGTTCGCCTACTGGGAGCTCTAGATCATAAAGATGTGAGGGATGTTCTTGTTCAGGGTCATATCTTTCTCAACACCTCTCTCACTGAGGCATTCTGTATGGCCATAGTGGAAGCAGCCAGTTGTGGCCTGCAG GTGGTAAGCACTCGAGTAGGAGGTATACCTGAGGTCCTGCCTGATGAGTTGATGACTCTGTGTGAACCAACAGTTTGTTCACTGTGTGATGGCTTAGAAAATGTAATTGCAAGAATTCGTACAGGAAATGTGGCATCTCCGGCTACCATCCACCGCAAGGTCCGAACGCTGTACACCTGGAGAAATGTTGCTGAGCGCACAGAAAAG GTGTATAACCGGGCGTGCAAGGAGCCTGTTTTGCCACTCTCTGCACGATTGCACAGACTGGGTTCTCACTGTGGGGCTGTGGCAGGCTCCATTTTCTCCTTTTTTGCTGTTATCGACTTCCTCTTCCTGCTTCTCCTGCAGTGGCTCCGTCCAGATCACCTGATTGATGTGGCTATAGATGCATCAGGCCCCCACAGCCGATTAGGCCAGAGCAGTAATAAGAAGAAGAGTAAAACACTTAACCCAGCTTTGACTTGTGTCCTGAACAATGATCTAACATTACCTCACAATTAA
- the asb11 gene encoding ankyrin repeat and SOCS box protein 11, with protein MAVVHAEVSYWSKGRDHRFYIYGGQVCNTLMAGSWDDRTPLHDAALQGRLLPLRRLLSQRYCVGMSTLDGITPLHEACVGGHFTCAKLLLEHGADANAVSVDGATPLFSACCSGNPALVSLILMYNSAHHPAHVLNSPLHEAAKRGHTACVELLLSHGVNVDMEVPSIGTALYCACEAKSTDCAQSLLMSGADVQCGHGLDTPLHVAIRVGGAREVELLLEHGADRTSRNSEGKIPLDLTTDPDIKYLLQTSGPFSLSQMCRWCIRRSLGQKRLNKTRMLCLPHTLHNYLLYH; from the exons ATGGCTGTGGTTCACGCTGAAGTAAGCTACTGGAGCAAGGGAAGGGATCACAGGTTTTACATTTACGGAGGACAAGTGTGTAACACATTAATGGCTG GCTCCTGGGATGACAGAACACCTCTACATGATGCTGCACTGCAAGGAAGATTGCTGCCACTGAGAAGACTCCTTTCACAG AGGTATTGCGTGGGCATGTCTACACTGGATGGAATCACTCCACTGCATGAAGCGTGTGTTGGAGGCCATTTTACCTGTGCTAAACTTCTGCTTGAGCACGGGGCTGAT GCAAATGCTGTCTCTGTTGATGGAGCCACTCCTCTCTTTAGTGCATGCTGTAGTGGAAATCCCGCCCTCGTCAGCCTCATTTTGATGTACAACTCCGCCCACCATCCAGCTCATGTGCTAAATTCACCTCTTCATGAAGCAGCTAAGAGAG GTCACACAGCATGTGTTGAACTGCTACTGTCACATGGTGTGAATGTTGACATGGAGGTGCCCAGTATAGGAACAGCGCTGTACTGTGCATGTGAAGCCAAGAGCACAGACTGCGCACAGAGCTTGCTGATGTCAG GTGCTGATGTGCAATGTGGACATGGTCTTGACACACCTTTACATGTTGCAATCAGAGTGGGAGGGGCAAGGGAGGTGGAGCTACTGCTAGAGCATGGGGCTGATAGGACATCAAGGAACTCTGAGGGAAAGATACCTCTGGATTTGACTACAGATCCGGACATTAAATATCTCCTGCAGACCTCAG GTCCATTCTCACTATCTCAGATGTGCAGATGGTGTATTCGCCGTTCCCTGGGCCAAAAAAGGCTAAACAAAACCAGGATGCTTTGCTTAccacatactctacacaattaTCTTCTCTATCATTAA